In Nymphaea colorata isolate Beijing-Zhang1983 chromosome 3, ASM883128v2, whole genome shotgun sequence, a genomic segment contains:
- the LOC116249629 gene encoding oleoyl-acyl carrier protein thioesterase 2, chloroplastic-like, with translation MLHGCKVSGFSRGTLLQPSFNRRNVGSQPLSRRDIRLAPASSSASVAHGLPDLAVSEPSSDTRESLADRLRLGNLEEDGFSYKERFIVRCYEVGVNRTATIETVANLLQEVACSHAQSVGFSTDGFATTNTMRKRNLIWVAARMHIEVYKYPAWADVVEIETWCQGEGKIGTRRDWILKDFATDTVIGRATSKWVMMNEVTRRLERVTDDVRDELSLYCPQTLRLAFPEEDSFCLKKIPKLDDPAQHLLSGLMPRRSDFDMNQHVNNVTYIGWLLESMPQEVLDRHELQTITLDYRRECQRDDKVDSLTSLESDDTEDISSGGHGSANGSATAAKQNVNSSSKEAIQFLHFLRLSDNGLEINRGRTVWRRKVASY, from the exons ATGCTGCACGGCTGCAAGGTGTCCGGTTTTTCTCGGGGGACACTTCTCCAACCGTCCTTCAATCGCCGGAATGTCGGTTCCCAGCCCCTAAGCCGGCGTGATATTCGGTTAGCACCGGCGTCTTCGTCGGCTTCCGTCGCCCATGGACTCCCAGATCTGGCCGTCTCTGAACCGTCCAGCGACACCAGGGAGAGTCTCGCCGATCGGCTACGCCTCGGGAACTTGGAGGAAGACGGTTTCTCGTACAAGGAAAGGTTCATCGTGCGGTGCTACGAGGTCGGCGTCAACAGGACGGCCACGATCGAGACGGTCGCGAATCTTTTGCAG GAAGTTGCATGCAGCCATGCACAGAGCGTTGGTTTTTCAACTGATGGATTTGCTACCACCAATACAATGAGAAAGCGAAACCTTATATGGGTTGCAGCTAGAATGCATATTGAAGTGTACAAGTATCCAGCTTG GGCCGATGTGGTGGAAATTGAGACATGGTGccaaggagaaggaaaaattgGTACAAGACGTGACTGGATCTTAAAGGACTTCGCAACAGATACAGTTATTGGAAGAGCTACCAG TAAATGGGTGATGATGAATGAAGTGACAAGACGTCTTGAGAGAGTTACAGATGATGTGCGGGATGAACTGTCACTTTACTGTCCACAAACTCTAAG ACTGGCATTTCCTGAAGAGGACAGCTTCTGTTTGAAAAAAATCCCGAAGCTTGATGATCCAGCTCAGCATTTGCTGTCGGGACTCATG CCTAGGCGCTCAGACTTTGACATGAACCAGCATGTGAACAACGTGACCTATATTGGTTGGCTTCTTGAG AGTATGCCGCAAGAAGTATTAGACAGACATGAGCTTCAAACCATCACTTTAGATTACAGAAGGGAATGCCAACGAGATGACAAGGTTGATTCCTTGACTAGCTTGGAGTCAGACGACACAGAAGATATCTCAAGCGGTGGCCATGGCTCTGCAAATGGGTCTGCAACTGCAGCCAAGCAGAATGTGAACTCTTCAAGCAAAGAAGCCATCCAATTCTTGCATTTCTTGAGATTGTCTGATAATGGGCTCGAGATTAACAGAGGGAGAACCGTGTGGAGGAGAAAGGTGGCAAGCTATTAG